The genomic interval CACAGCATGGGCGCGACCCTCGCCTTCGAGGTCGCCACCCGCTTCGAGCAGGTCGGCGCCCCCGTCTCGGGCCTCTTCGTCTCCGGCCGGCGTGCCCCGTCCACGCACCGCACCGAGACCGTGCACCTGCGCTCCGACGACGGCATCGTGAGCGAGCTGCACCAGCTCAACGGCACCGACAGCGGCCTCCTCGGCGACGAGGAGCTGCTGCGCATGGTCCTGCCCGCGATCCGCGGTGACTACAAGGCCATCGAGACCTACCGCTACGAGCCGGGCACCCCGCTCACCTGCCCGGTGCACGCCATGGTCGGCGACGCCGACCCCAAGGCCACCCTCGACGAGGTCCGCGCCTGGCGCGACCACACCACCGGCCCCTTCGAATTCGAGGCGCTGCCCGGCGGCCATTTCTACCTCAACCAGTACCAGAAGGAGATCGTCAACCGGATCTCCGACCACATTGCCTGCGCGGCACAGCCCGAGAGTTTTCCGAGCACCCGGACCGGAAGGTAATGCAGCGATGTCCGACCAGCGCGAATCCGCTCCCGGCACATTCGTCATCTGTAGTGGGCGGTGCGGTTCCACTCTGATCGCGGACCTGCTCGCCGAACATCCCGATATGACGCCTTTGCTGGAGTTCTTCGGCTCCCAGTACCAGGCGGGCATGGTGCAGAAGTCCATGACCGGGCAGGAATTCTGGGAACTCCTCACCGCGCCGTGGATCTCGATGAACACCGCGCTGCGCATCGGCCGGGTCCCCAAGGAGGTCCGCTACGACGTCACGGGCCTGGACCCGGAGACCGAGCTGAGCGGCCTCCTCGGCTTCACCCTCCCCGCGCTCTCCGACGACCCCGACCGGCTCCTGGAGGAGCTGTCCGAGGTCGTACCCGGCTGGCCCGCCCAGCCCCTCGGCGCGCACTACCGGCGGTTCTTCACCCTGCTGACCCGGCACGCCGGCCGGCCCCGCTGGGTGGAGAAGTCCGCCACCTCCGGCGTCTTCGTCCACGACCTGATCGAGATGTTCCCGGACGCCCGGTTCGTCTACCTGACGCGTGACGTCGTGGACGTGTCCGTCTCCATGACCGGGCACCCCATGTTCCTGATGGCCGACCTCAGCATCGCCTTCCAGCAGCGCTGCGGCGTCGACCCGTACCAGGCGGGCGGCGTCCCCGAGGGCTTCGAGGCCCCGGCCGACATGGACCACCTGATGCCCGGGAACCTCTCCCCGTTCGTCCTCGACTACCGCTCCGGCAGCGTGGACTCCCTGATGAACCTCACCGGGCTCCAGGCCATGATGGCCAAGTACACGGACGACGCGCTCGGCGGCCTC from Streptomyces albireticuli carries:
- a CDS encoding thioesterase II family protein, yielding MSATPVDSGTWVRRFHPSPDAGARLVCFPHAGGSASYYFPVSAAMSPSIEVLALQYPGRQDRRTDPLIESLPELADQIFTALRPFADRPLTLFGHSMGATLAFEVATRFEQVGAPVSGLFVSGRRAPSTHRTETVHLRSDDGIVSELHQLNGTDSGLLGDEELLRMVLPAIRGDYKAIETYRYEPGTPLTCPVHAMVGDADPKATLDEVRAWRDHTTGPFEFEALPGGHFYLNQYQKEIVNRISDHIACAAQPESFPSTRTGR
- a CDS encoding sulfotransferase family protein; protein product: MSDQRESAPGTFVICSGRCGSTLIADLLAEHPDMTPLLEFFGSQYQAGMVQKSMTGQEFWELLTAPWISMNTALRIGRVPKEVRYDVTGLDPETELSGLLGFTLPALSDDPDRLLEELSEVVPGWPAQPLGAHYRRFFTLLTRHAGRPRWVEKSATSGVFVHDLIEMFPDARFVYLTRDVVDVSVSMTGHPMFLMADLSIAFQQRCGVDPYQAGGVPEGFEAPADMDHLMPGNLSPFVLDYRSGSVDSLMNLTGLQAMMAKYTDDALGGLPAGRVHRMVYEDLLADPQGELDALGRFLELDDAGEWARRSATRVATPRAKDLQVDEDGRAQLKALYDEVYATTEVTR